From the Diceros bicornis minor isolate mBicDic1 chromosome 19, mDicBic1.mat.cur, whole genome shotgun sequence genome, one window contains:
- the ZNF512B gene encoding zinc finger protein 512B isoform X4, protein MADPFCVGGGRRLPGSSKSGPGKDGGRNEVRLPVLHDPPKLGMPVVRGGQTVPSQAPLCFDPGSPASDRTEGKKKGRPKAENQALRDIPLSLMNQWKDEFKAHSRVKCPNSGCWLEFPSIYGLKYHYQRCQGGAISERLTFPCPFCEAAFTSKTQLEKHRIWNHMDRPLPAPKPGPVSRPVTISRPVGVSKPIGVSKPVTIGKPVGVSKPIGISKPVTVSRPVPVAKPVTVSRPVPVAKPVTVSRPVPVAKPVTVSRPVPVTKAVPVAKPVTVNKPVPVTKPVPVTKPVTVNKPVPMTKLVTVTKPVPVTKPVTVSRPIVVSKPVTVSRPIAIGRHTPPCKMVLLTKPESKTPRAAGRSSGKKRAADSLDACPVLPKQARPENGECGPSTTGQGSAFQLSTDRSGGPLSLGSGPLGGKEAPKAAGPGSPPEESMERTKHRRKQKTPKKFTGEQPSISGTFGLKGLAKAEDKSRVHRTKKQEGPGPEDVRKKVPAPTSTVSKEVPAPVAHPAPGGPEEQWQRAIHERGEAVCPTCNVVTRKTLVGLKKHMEVCQKLQDALKCQHCRKQFKSKAGLNYHTMAEHSTKPSDADASEGSEQEERERLRKVLKQMGRLRCPQEGCGAAFSSLMGYQYHQRRCGKPPCEVDSPSFPCTHCGKTYRSKAGHDYHMRSEHTAPPPEDPEAKPSEAEDLLGVERTPSGRIRRTSAQVAVFHLQEIAEDELARDWTKRRMKDDLVPETARLNYTRPGLPTLNPQLLEAWKNEVKEKGHVNCPNDGPQTERC, encoded by the exons ATGGCCGATCCCTTCTGTGTTGGAGGAGGCCGCCGGCTCCCAGGGTCCAGCAAGAGTGGACCTGGGAAGGATGGCGGCCGGAACGAGGTCCGACTTCCCGTGCTGCATGACCCACCGAAGCTGG GGATGCCGGTGGTCAGGGGCGGGCAGACGGTGCCCAGCCAGGCCCCACTCTGCTTTGACCCGGGAAGTCCAGCCAGCGACAGgacagaagggaagaaaaagggaCGTCCGAAAGCTGAAAACCAGGCCCTCCGAGACATTCCC CTCTCCCTGATGAACCAGTGGAAAGATGAATTCAAGGCACACTCAAGGGTGAAGTGTCCAAACTCGGGGTGCTGGCTGGAGTTCCCCAGCATCTACGGGCTCAAGTACCATTACCAGCGGTGCCAAGGG GGTGCCATCTCAGAAAGGCTGACCTTTCCCTGCCCCTTCTGCGAGGCTGCATTCACCTCTAAGACCCAGCTGGAGAAGCACCGGATTTGGAACCACATGGACCGACCCCTGCCTGCCCCCAAGCCTGGACCAGTCAGCCGGCCAGTCACCATCAGCCGGCCCGTCGGGGTCAGCAAGCCCATTGGAGTGAGCAAACCTGTCACTATTGGCAAACCCGTGGGTGTCAGTAAACCCATCGGCATCAGCAAGCCAGTGACGGTCAGCAGGCCTGTGCCGGTCGCCAAGCCAGTGACGGTCAGCAGGCCTGTGCCGGTCGCCAAGCCAGTGACGGTCAGCAGGCCTGTGCCGGTCGCCAAGCCAGTGACGGTCAGCAGGCCTGTCCCGGTCACCAAGGCTGTGCCGGTCGCTAAGCCAGTGACGGTTAACAAGCCAGTGCCGGTCACCAAACCCGTGCCAGTCACCAAACCGGTGACCGTCAACAAACCAGTGCCAATGACAAAGCTTGTGACAGTTACAAAACCTGTGCCAGTCACAAAGCCGGTGACGGTCAGCAGACCCATTGTGGTCAGTAAGCCGGTGACGGTCAGCAGGCCCATTGCCATTGGCAGACACACACCACCCTGCAAAATGGTGCTGCTGACCAAGCCTGAGAGCAAAACTCCTCGTGCGGCGGGGAGGAGCAGTGGTAAGAAAAG GGCTGCGGACAGCCTGGATGCCTGCCCTGTCCTGCCCAAGCAGGCGAGGCCGGAGAATGGGGAGTGCGGCCCGTCCACCACAGGCCAGGGCTCAGCCTTCCAGCTGAGCACAGACCGCAGTGGCGGCCCCCTTTCCCTGGGCAGTGGGCCCTTGGGAGGCAAGGAGGCGCCGAAGGCTGCAGGCCCTGGGTCTCCGCCTGAGGAGAGCATGGAGCGCACGAAGCACA gaaggaaacagaaaacacccAAGAAGTTTACGGGGGAGCAGCCGTCCATCTCAGGGACCTTTGGACTCAAAG GCCTGGCCAAGGCAGAGGACAAATCCCGGGTTCACCGCACTAAGAAGCAGGAGGGGCCTGGCCCGGAGGACGTGCGGAAGAAGGTGCCGGCGCCCACTAGCACTGTCAGCAAGGAGGTGCCGGCCCCCGTGGCCCACCCAGCCCCAG GTGGCCCTGAGGAGCAGTGGCAGCGGGCCATCCATGAACGGGGGGAGGCTGTCTGCCCCACCTGCAACGTGGTTACCCGAAAGACCCTCGTGGGGCTCAAGAAGCACATGGAGGTGTGTCAGAAG CTGCAGGACGCGCTCAAGTGCCAGCACTGCCGGAAGCAGTTCAAGTCTAAGGCTGGCCTCAACTACCACACCATGGCTGAACACAGCACCAAG CCCTCTGACGCCGATGCCTCGGAGGGGAGCGAGCAGGAGGAGCGGGAGCGGCTACGCAAGGTGCTGAAGCAGATGGGGAGGCTGCGCTGCCCCCAGGAG GGCTGCGGGGCCGCCTTCTCCAGCCTCATGGGCTACCAGTACCACCAGCGACGCTGTGGGAAGCCACCCTGTGAGGTGGACAGCCCCTCCTTCCCCTGCACCCACTGTGGCAAGACCTACCGCTCCAAGGCCGGCCACGACTACCACATGCGCTCGGAGCACACAGCCCCA CCCCCCGAGGACCCTGAGGCCAAGCCTTCTGAGGCTGAGGATCTGTTAGGTGTCGAGCGGACCCCCAGTGGCCGCATCCGCCGCACGTCGGCCCAGGTTGCTGTGTTCCACCTGCAAGAGATTGCAGAAGATGAACTAGCCCGAGACTGGACCAAGCGGCGGATGAAGGACGACCTGGTACCTGAGACCGCACGG CTCAACTACACTCGGCCAGGCCTCCCCACGCTCAACCCCCAGCTGCTGGAGGCGTGGAAGAATGAAGTAAAGGAGAAAGGCCATGTCAACTGTCCCAATGAT GGTCCTCAGACAGAACGCTGTTAG
- the ZNF512B gene encoding zinc finger protein 512B isoform X3 produces the protein MADPFCVGGGRRLPGSSKSGPGKDGGRNEVRLPVLHDPPKLGMPVVRGGQTVPSQAPLCFDPGSPASDRTEGKKKGRPKAENQALRDIPLSLMNQWKDEFKAHSRVKCPNSGCWLEFPSIYGLKYHYQRCQGGAISERLTFPCPFCEAAFTSKTQLEKHRIWNHMDRPLPAPKPGPVSRPVTISRPVGVSKPIGVSKPVTIGKPVGVSKPIGISKPVTVSRPVPVAKPVTVSRPVPVAKPVTVSRPVPVAKPVTVSRPVPVTKAVPVAKPVTVNKPVPVTKPVPVTKPVTVNKPVPMTKLVTVTKPVPVTKPVTVSRPIVVSKPVTVSRPIAIGRHTPPCKMVLLTKPESKTPRAAGRSSGKKRAADSLDACPVLPKQARPENGECGPSTTGQGSAFQLSTDRSGGPLSLGSGPLGGKEAPKAAGPGSPPEESMERTKHRRKQKTPKKFTGEQPSISGTFGLKGLAKAEDKSRVHRTKKQEGPGPEDVRKKVPAPTSTVSKEVPAPVAHPAPGGPEEQWQRAIHERGEAVCPTCNVVTRKTLVGLKKHMEVCQKLQDALKCQHCRKQFKSKAGLNYHTMAEHSTKPPEDPEAKPSEAEDLLGVERTPSGRIRRTSAQVAVFHLQEIAEDELARDWTKRRMKDDLVPETARLNYTRPGLPTLNPQLLEAWKNEVKEKGHVNCPNDCCEAIYSSVSGLKAHLASCSKGDHLVGKYCCLLCPKEFSSESGVKYHILKTHAENWFRTSADPPPKHRSQDSLAPKKEEKSLAGGKKRGRKPKERPPEEPAPKMPPRRDDWPPGGRDKGARGSTGRKVGAGRAPEK, from the exons ATGGCCGATCCCTTCTGTGTTGGAGGAGGCCGCCGGCTCCCAGGGTCCAGCAAGAGTGGACCTGGGAAGGATGGCGGCCGGAACGAGGTCCGACTTCCCGTGCTGCATGACCCACCGAAGCTGG GGATGCCGGTGGTCAGGGGCGGGCAGACGGTGCCCAGCCAGGCCCCACTCTGCTTTGACCCGGGAAGTCCAGCCAGCGACAGgacagaagggaagaaaaagggaCGTCCGAAAGCTGAAAACCAGGCCCTCCGAGACATTCCC CTCTCCCTGATGAACCAGTGGAAAGATGAATTCAAGGCACACTCAAGGGTGAAGTGTCCAAACTCGGGGTGCTGGCTGGAGTTCCCCAGCATCTACGGGCTCAAGTACCATTACCAGCGGTGCCAAGGG GGTGCCATCTCAGAAAGGCTGACCTTTCCCTGCCCCTTCTGCGAGGCTGCATTCACCTCTAAGACCCAGCTGGAGAAGCACCGGATTTGGAACCACATGGACCGACCCCTGCCTGCCCCCAAGCCTGGACCAGTCAGCCGGCCAGTCACCATCAGCCGGCCCGTCGGGGTCAGCAAGCCCATTGGAGTGAGCAAACCTGTCACTATTGGCAAACCCGTGGGTGTCAGTAAACCCATCGGCATCAGCAAGCCAGTGACGGTCAGCAGGCCTGTGCCGGTCGCCAAGCCAGTGACGGTCAGCAGGCCTGTGCCGGTCGCCAAGCCAGTGACGGTCAGCAGGCCTGTGCCGGTCGCCAAGCCAGTGACGGTCAGCAGGCCTGTCCCGGTCACCAAGGCTGTGCCGGTCGCTAAGCCAGTGACGGTTAACAAGCCAGTGCCGGTCACCAAACCCGTGCCAGTCACCAAACCGGTGACCGTCAACAAACCAGTGCCAATGACAAAGCTTGTGACAGTTACAAAACCTGTGCCAGTCACAAAGCCGGTGACGGTCAGCAGACCCATTGTGGTCAGTAAGCCGGTGACGGTCAGCAGGCCCATTGCCATTGGCAGACACACACCACCCTGCAAAATGGTGCTGCTGACCAAGCCTGAGAGCAAAACTCCTCGTGCGGCGGGGAGGAGCAGTGGTAAGAAAAG GGCTGCGGACAGCCTGGATGCCTGCCCTGTCCTGCCCAAGCAGGCGAGGCCGGAGAATGGGGAGTGCGGCCCGTCCACCACAGGCCAGGGCTCAGCCTTCCAGCTGAGCACAGACCGCAGTGGCGGCCCCCTTTCCCTGGGCAGTGGGCCCTTGGGAGGCAAGGAGGCGCCGAAGGCTGCAGGCCCTGGGTCTCCGCCTGAGGAGAGCATGGAGCGCACGAAGCACA gaaggaaacagaaaacacccAAGAAGTTTACGGGGGAGCAGCCGTCCATCTCAGGGACCTTTGGACTCAAAG GCCTGGCCAAGGCAGAGGACAAATCCCGGGTTCACCGCACTAAGAAGCAGGAGGGGCCTGGCCCGGAGGACGTGCGGAAGAAGGTGCCGGCGCCCACTAGCACTGTCAGCAAGGAGGTGCCGGCCCCCGTGGCCCACCCAGCCCCAG GTGGCCCTGAGGAGCAGTGGCAGCGGGCCATCCATGAACGGGGGGAGGCTGTCTGCCCCACCTGCAACGTGGTTACCCGAAAGACCCTCGTGGGGCTCAAGAAGCACATGGAGGTGTGTCAGAAG CTGCAGGACGCGCTCAAGTGCCAGCACTGCCGGAAGCAGTTCAAGTCTAAGGCTGGCCTCAACTACCACACCATGGCTGAACACAGCACCAAG CCCCCCGAGGACCCTGAGGCCAAGCCTTCTGAGGCTGAGGATCTGTTAGGTGTCGAGCGGACCCCCAGTGGCCGCATCCGCCGCACGTCGGCCCAGGTTGCTGTGTTCCACCTGCAAGAGATTGCAGAAGATGAACTAGCCCGAGACTGGACCAAGCGGCGGATGAAGGACGACCTGGTACCTGAGACCGCACGG CTCAACTACACTCGGCCAGGCCTCCCCACGCTCAACCCCCAGCTGCTGGAGGCGTGGAAGAATGAAGTAAAGGAGAAAGGCCATGTCAACTGTCCCAATGAT TGCTGCGAAGCCATCTACTCCAGTGTGTCCGGCCTCAAGGCCCACCTCGCCAGCTGCAGCAAG GGAGACCACCTGGTGGGGAAGTACTGCTGCCTGCTGTGTCCGAAGGAGTTCAGTTCTGAGAGCGGCGTCAAGTACCACATCCTCAAGACCCACGCGGAG AATTGGTTCCGGACTTCAGCAGACCCGCCTCCCAAACACAGGAGCCAGGACTCGCTGGCGCccaagaaggaggagaagagccTGGCAGGCGGGAAGAAGCGGGGCCGCAAGCCCAAGGAGCGGCCCCCCGAGGAGCCTGCACCTAAGATGCCTCCCCGCCGGGATGACTGGCCCCCGGGAGGCAGAGACAAGGGGGCCCGGGGCTCCACTGGCCGGAAGGTGGGAGCCGGCAGAGCACCTGAGAAGTGA
- the ZNF512B gene encoding zinc finger protein 512B isoform X1: MADPFCVGGGRRLPGSSKSGPGKDGGRNEVRLPVLHDPPKLGMPVVRGGQTVPSQAPLCFDPGSPASDRTEGKKKGRPKAENQALRDIPLSLMNQWKDEFKAHSRVKCPNSGCWLEFPSIYGLKYHYQRCQGGAISERLTFPCPFCEAAFTSKTQLEKHRIWNHMDRPLPAPKPGPVSRPVTISRPVGVSKPIGVSKPVTIGKPVGVSKPIGISKPVTVSRPVPVAKPVTVSRPVPVAKPVTVSRPVPVAKPVTVSRPVPVTKAVPVAKPVTVNKPVPVTKPVPVTKPVTVNKPVPMTKLVTVTKPVPVTKPVTVSRPIVVSKPVTVSRPIAIGRHTPPCKMVLLTKPESKTPRAAGRSSGKKRAADSLDACPVLPKQARPENGECGPSTTGQGSAFQLSTDRSGGPLSLGSGPLGGKEAPKAAGPGSPPEESMERTKHRRKQKTPKKFTGEQPSISGTFGLKGLAKAEDKSRVHRTKKQEGPGPEDVRKKVPAPTSTVSKEVPAPVAHPAPGGPEEQWQRAIHERGEAVCPTCNVVTRKTLVGLKKHMEVCQKLQDALKCQHCRKQFKSKAGLNYHTMAEHSTKPSDADASEGSEQEERERLRKVLKQMGRLRCPQEGCGAAFSSLMGYQYHQRRCGKPPCEVDSPSFPCTHCGKTYRSKAGHDYHMRSEHTAPPPEDPEAKPSEAEDLLGVERTPSGRIRRTSAQVAVFHLQEIAEDELARDWTKRRMKDDLVPETARLNYTRPGLPTLNPQLLEAWKNEVKEKGHVNCPNDCCEAIYSSVSGLKAHLASCSKGDHLVGKYCCLLCPKEFSSESGVKYHILKTHAENWFRTSADPPPKHRSQDSLAPKKEEKSLAGGKKRGRKPKERPPEEPAPKMPPRRDDWPPGGRDKGARGSTGRKVGAGRAPEK, encoded by the exons ATGGCCGATCCCTTCTGTGTTGGAGGAGGCCGCCGGCTCCCAGGGTCCAGCAAGAGTGGACCTGGGAAGGATGGCGGCCGGAACGAGGTCCGACTTCCCGTGCTGCATGACCCACCGAAGCTGG GGATGCCGGTGGTCAGGGGCGGGCAGACGGTGCCCAGCCAGGCCCCACTCTGCTTTGACCCGGGAAGTCCAGCCAGCGACAGgacagaagggaagaaaaagggaCGTCCGAAAGCTGAAAACCAGGCCCTCCGAGACATTCCC CTCTCCCTGATGAACCAGTGGAAAGATGAATTCAAGGCACACTCAAGGGTGAAGTGTCCAAACTCGGGGTGCTGGCTGGAGTTCCCCAGCATCTACGGGCTCAAGTACCATTACCAGCGGTGCCAAGGG GGTGCCATCTCAGAAAGGCTGACCTTTCCCTGCCCCTTCTGCGAGGCTGCATTCACCTCTAAGACCCAGCTGGAGAAGCACCGGATTTGGAACCACATGGACCGACCCCTGCCTGCCCCCAAGCCTGGACCAGTCAGCCGGCCAGTCACCATCAGCCGGCCCGTCGGGGTCAGCAAGCCCATTGGAGTGAGCAAACCTGTCACTATTGGCAAACCCGTGGGTGTCAGTAAACCCATCGGCATCAGCAAGCCAGTGACGGTCAGCAGGCCTGTGCCGGTCGCCAAGCCAGTGACGGTCAGCAGGCCTGTGCCGGTCGCCAAGCCAGTGACGGTCAGCAGGCCTGTGCCGGTCGCCAAGCCAGTGACGGTCAGCAGGCCTGTCCCGGTCACCAAGGCTGTGCCGGTCGCTAAGCCAGTGACGGTTAACAAGCCAGTGCCGGTCACCAAACCCGTGCCAGTCACCAAACCGGTGACCGTCAACAAACCAGTGCCAATGACAAAGCTTGTGACAGTTACAAAACCTGTGCCAGTCACAAAGCCGGTGACGGTCAGCAGACCCATTGTGGTCAGTAAGCCGGTGACGGTCAGCAGGCCCATTGCCATTGGCAGACACACACCACCCTGCAAAATGGTGCTGCTGACCAAGCCTGAGAGCAAAACTCCTCGTGCGGCGGGGAGGAGCAGTGGTAAGAAAAG GGCTGCGGACAGCCTGGATGCCTGCCCTGTCCTGCCCAAGCAGGCGAGGCCGGAGAATGGGGAGTGCGGCCCGTCCACCACAGGCCAGGGCTCAGCCTTCCAGCTGAGCACAGACCGCAGTGGCGGCCCCCTTTCCCTGGGCAGTGGGCCCTTGGGAGGCAAGGAGGCGCCGAAGGCTGCAGGCCCTGGGTCTCCGCCTGAGGAGAGCATGGAGCGCACGAAGCACA gaaggaaacagaaaacacccAAGAAGTTTACGGGGGAGCAGCCGTCCATCTCAGGGACCTTTGGACTCAAAG GCCTGGCCAAGGCAGAGGACAAATCCCGGGTTCACCGCACTAAGAAGCAGGAGGGGCCTGGCCCGGAGGACGTGCGGAAGAAGGTGCCGGCGCCCACTAGCACTGTCAGCAAGGAGGTGCCGGCCCCCGTGGCCCACCCAGCCCCAG GTGGCCCTGAGGAGCAGTGGCAGCGGGCCATCCATGAACGGGGGGAGGCTGTCTGCCCCACCTGCAACGTGGTTACCCGAAAGACCCTCGTGGGGCTCAAGAAGCACATGGAGGTGTGTCAGAAG CTGCAGGACGCGCTCAAGTGCCAGCACTGCCGGAAGCAGTTCAAGTCTAAGGCTGGCCTCAACTACCACACCATGGCTGAACACAGCACCAAG CCCTCTGACGCCGATGCCTCGGAGGGGAGCGAGCAGGAGGAGCGGGAGCGGCTACGCAAGGTGCTGAAGCAGATGGGGAGGCTGCGCTGCCCCCAGGAG GGCTGCGGGGCCGCCTTCTCCAGCCTCATGGGCTACCAGTACCACCAGCGACGCTGTGGGAAGCCACCCTGTGAGGTGGACAGCCCCTCCTTCCCCTGCACCCACTGTGGCAAGACCTACCGCTCCAAGGCCGGCCACGACTACCACATGCGCTCGGAGCACACAGCCCCA CCCCCCGAGGACCCTGAGGCCAAGCCTTCTGAGGCTGAGGATCTGTTAGGTGTCGAGCGGACCCCCAGTGGCCGCATCCGCCGCACGTCGGCCCAGGTTGCTGTGTTCCACCTGCAAGAGATTGCAGAAGATGAACTAGCCCGAGACTGGACCAAGCGGCGGATGAAGGACGACCTGGTACCTGAGACCGCACGG CTCAACTACACTCGGCCAGGCCTCCCCACGCTCAACCCCCAGCTGCTGGAGGCGTGGAAGAATGAAGTAAAGGAGAAAGGCCATGTCAACTGTCCCAATGAT TGCTGCGAAGCCATCTACTCCAGTGTGTCCGGCCTCAAGGCCCACCTCGCCAGCTGCAGCAAG GGAGACCACCTGGTGGGGAAGTACTGCTGCCTGCTGTGTCCGAAGGAGTTCAGTTCTGAGAGCGGCGTCAAGTACCACATCCTCAAGACCCACGCGGAG AATTGGTTCCGGACTTCAGCAGACCCGCCTCCCAAACACAGGAGCCAGGACTCGCTGGCGCccaagaaggaggagaagagccTGGCAGGCGGGAAGAAGCGGGGCCGCAAGCCCAAGGAGCGGCCCCCCGAGGAGCCTGCACCTAAGATGCCTCCCCGCCGGGATGACTGGCCCCCGGGAGGCAGAGACAAGGGGGCCCGGGGCTCCACTGGCCGGAAGGTGGGAGCCGGCAGAGCACCTGAGAAGTGA
- the ZNF512B gene encoding zinc finger protein 512B isoform X2: protein MADPFCVGGGRRLPGSSKSGPGKDGGRNEVRLPVLHDPPKLGMPVVRGGQTVPSQAPLCFDPGSPASDRTEGKKKGRPKAENQALRDIPGAISERLTFPCPFCEAAFTSKTQLEKHRIWNHMDRPLPAPKPGPVSRPVTISRPVGVSKPIGVSKPVTIGKPVGVSKPIGISKPVTVSRPVPVAKPVTVSRPVPVAKPVTVSRPVPVAKPVTVSRPVPVTKAVPVAKPVTVNKPVPVTKPVPVTKPVTVNKPVPMTKLVTVTKPVPVTKPVTVSRPIVVSKPVTVSRPIAIGRHTPPCKMVLLTKPESKTPRAAGRSSGKKRAADSLDACPVLPKQARPENGECGPSTTGQGSAFQLSTDRSGGPLSLGSGPLGGKEAPKAAGPGSPPEESMERTKHRRKQKTPKKFTGEQPSISGTFGLKGLAKAEDKSRVHRTKKQEGPGPEDVRKKVPAPTSTVSKEVPAPVAHPAPGGPEEQWQRAIHERGEAVCPTCNVVTRKTLVGLKKHMEVCQKLQDALKCQHCRKQFKSKAGLNYHTMAEHSTKPSDADASEGSEQEERERLRKVLKQMGRLRCPQEGCGAAFSSLMGYQYHQRRCGKPPCEVDSPSFPCTHCGKTYRSKAGHDYHMRSEHTAPPPEDPEAKPSEAEDLLGVERTPSGRIRRTSAQVAVFHLQEIAEDELARDWTKRRMKDDLVPETARLNYTRPGLPTLNPQLLEAWKNEVKEKGHVNCPNDCCEAIYSSVSGLKAHLASCSKGDHLVGKYCCLLCPKEFSSESGVKYHILKTHAENWFRTSADPPPKHRSQDSLAPKKEEKSLAGGKKRGRKPKERPPEEPAPKMPPRRDDWPPGGRDKGARGSTGRKVGAGRAPEK from the exons ATGGCCGATCCCTTCTGTGTTGGAGGAGGCCGCCGGCTCCCAGGGTCCAGCAAGAGTGGACCTGGGAAGGATGGCGGCCGGAACGAGGTCCGACTTCCCGTGCTGCATGACCCACCGAAGCTGG GGATGCCGGTGGTCAGGGGCGGGCAGACGGTGCCCAGCCAGGCCCCACTCTGCTTTGACCCGGGAAGTCCAGCCAGCGACAGgacagaagggaagaaaaagggaCGTCCGAAAGCTGAAAACCAGGCCCTCCGAGACATTCCC GGTGCCATCTCAGAAAGGCTGACCTTTCCCTGCCCCTTCTGCGAGGCTGCATTCACCTCTAAGACCCAGCTGGAGAAGCACCGGATTTGGAACCACATGGACCGACCCCTGCCTGCCCCCAAGCCTGGACCAGTCAGCCGGCCAGTCACCATCAGCCGGCCCGTCGGGGTCAGCAAGCCCATTGGAGTGAGCAAACCTGTCACTATTGGCAAACCCGTGGGTGTCAGTAAACCCATCGGCATCAGCAAGCCAGTGACGGTCAGCAGGCCTGTGCCGGTCGCCAAGCCAGTGACGGTCAGCAGGCCTGTGCCGGTCGCCAAGCCAGTGACGGTCAGCAGGCCTGTGCCGGTCGCCAAGCCAGTGACGGTCAGCAGGCCTGTCCCGGTCACCAAGGCTGTGCCGGTCGCTAAGCCAGTGACGGTTAACAAGCCAGTGCCGGTCACCAAACCCGTGCCAGTCACCAAACCGGTGACCGTCAACAAACCAGTGCCAATGACAAAGCTTGTGACAGTTACAAAACCTGTGCCAGTCACAAAGCCGGTGACGGTCAGCAGACCCATTGTGGTCAGTAAGCCGGTGACGGTCAGCAGGCCCATTGCCATTGGCAGACACACACCACCCTGCAAAATGGTGCTGCTGACCAAGCCTGAGAGCAAAACTCCTCGTGCGGCGGGGAGGAGCAGTGGTAAGAAAAG GGCTGCGGACAGCCTGGATGCCTGCCCTGTCCTGCCCAAGCAGGCGAGGCCGGAGAATGGGGAGTGCGGCCCGTCCACCACAGGCCAGGGCTCAGCCTTCCAGCTGAGCACAGACCGCAGTGGCGGCCCCCTTTCCCTGGGCAGTGGGCCCTTGGGAGGCAAGGAGGCGCCGAAGGCTGCAGGCCCTGGGTCTCCGCCTGAGGAGAGCATGGAGCGCACGAAGCACA gaaggaaacagaaaacacccAAGAAGTTTACGGGGGAGCAGCCGTCCATCTCAGGGACCTTTGGACTCAAAG GCCTGGCCAAGGCAGAGGACAAATCCCGGGTTCACCGCACTAAGAAGCAGGAGGGGCCTGGCCCGGAGGACGTGCGGAAGAAGGTGCCGGCGCCCACTAGCACTGTCAGCAAGGAGGTGCCGGCCCCCGTGGCCCACCCAGCCCCAG GTGGCCCTGAGGAGCAGTGGCAGCGGGCCATCCATGAACGGGGGGAGGCTGTCTGCCCCACCTGCAACGTGGTTACCCGAAAGACCCTCGTGGGGCTCAAGAAGCACATGGAGGTGTGTCAGAAG CTGCAGGACGCGCTCAAGTGCCAGCACTGCCGGAAGCAGTTCAAGTCTAAGGCTGGCCTCAACTACCACACCATGGCTGAACACAGCACCAAG CCCTCTGACGCCGATGCCTCGGAGGGGAGCGAGCAGGAGGAGCGGGAGCGGCTACGCAAGGTGCTGAAGCAGATGGGGAGGCTGCGCTGCCCCCAGGAG GGCTGCGGGGCCGCCTTCTCCAGCCTCATGGGCTACCAGTACCACCAGCGACGCTGTGGGAAGCCACCCTGTGAGGTGGACAGCCCCTCCTTCCCCTGCACCCACTGTGGCAAGACCTACCGCTCCAAGGCCGGCCACGACTACCACATGCGCTCGGAGCACACAGCCCCA CCCCCCGAGGACCCTGAGGCCAAGCCTTCTGAGGCTGAGGATCTGTTAGGTGTCGAGCGGACCCCCAGTGGCCGCATCCGCCGCACGTCGGCCCAGGTTGCTGTGTTCCACCTGCAAGAGATTGCAGAAGATGAACTAGCCCGAGACTGGACCAAGCGGCGGATGAAGGACGACCTGGTACCTGAGACCGCACGG CTCAACTACACTCGGCCAGGCCTCCCCACGCTCAACCCCCAGCTGCTGGAGGCGTGGAAGAATGAAGTAAAGGAGAAAGGCCATGTCAACTGTCCCAATGAT TGCTGCGAAGCCATCTACTCCAGTGTGTCCGGCCTCAAGGCCCACCTCGCCAGCTGCAGCAAG GGAGACCACCTGGTGGGGAAGTACTGCTGCCTGCTGTGTCCGAAGGAGTTCAGTTCTGAGAGCGGCGTCAAGTACCACATCCTCAAGACCCACGCGGAG AATTGGTTCCGGACTTCAGCAGACCCGCCTCCCAAACACAGGAGCCAGGACTCGCTGGCGCccaagaaggaggagaagagccTGGCAGGCGGGAAGAAGCGGGGCCGCAAGCCCAAGGAGCGGCCCCCCGAGGAGCCTGCACCTAAGATGCCTCCCCGCCGGGATGACTGGCCCCCGGGAGGCAGAGACAAGGGGGCCCGGGGCTCCACTGGCCGGAAGGTGGGAGCCGGCAGAGCACCTGAGAAGTGA